TTGTGCTTTTCATTTTTTGAAAAGCACATATGTGCTTCACGCCAAGCACCGTTGTTCTTTTTTATGAACTGTATTCTCCACTTTTGAGAAATACAACCGTACTTCACTTTCCAAAAGATACACTTGTGAAAAGCACAAATGTGCTTCACACCAAAGCACGGTTGTGCTTTTCTGTAGAACACAAGTGTGTTGTGCTTCATCATGAAGCACGTCTATGTTTTTCACGCAGTGTGCTTCATgcgagaaaaaaattaaaaaagaccATGCAAAATCGAAAAACtccaaaaaatgaagaagaaattcTAAAACACGTGAAAAAAAACTTCTCTATGGGTGCGTTCAGTGTGTGACACATGGCGGCAGCTGGACGCACCACCACATGTTGCACGGTGCGCTCCCGAGTGACCGCTGGAGATCACCCGCGAAGGGGTAcctccattttttttctttttttttagggAAGGTACCCTCCAGTTTTTTTTTTGGGTGGGAAACAGGTAGCCTCCAGTTAGTCGTTCCCTGACGACCTAATCTCTATGGGCCGGTGCCAGTGATCAGCGTGAAGGCCCGTTGGCGTTGTTGTGCGTGCCAAGGGCGCTATTCCTGGCCTGTAAGCGAGCTACTGCGTCATGTTATAGCCTGTCGATTCTGAACATGAATGAAGAGAAGCATAGTTCTGCCTTCGTTCGTCGCTGAAACTTGGTGACAAAATATATACTCCAGATTTCAAAAATTGTGATGAACGAGCAGACCCCGTCTTTGTACCACTGGAACGTTGTACAAACTTATATACTTACCCATGCGATGCATGTGAGCAGCCCCAGCATTCCAATAATTTGGCCCGCATAACAATCACAGAAAGAAAAGGAATGTCACATGAAACTCACTGCCACGTTAGACATCTACCACTGTACAGCAATCCCCGGGATACAGGAGAAGATAGACGCGCAAGCACAAAGCTGTATCATAGTTTGGAAATGCACTGAGCACGCAACACCTTTATGACAAGTTTCAGCCGGACAGATACATATATACCCGTTGATCACAAGCCGATGAAATCGTCCTTCTTCTCCTTCCGGGGAGTCCTTTCCTGCTGGGAGGAGGTGCCGGCTTTCTTACCGAAGATCATGTCGTCGAGATCCTGAAGCAAGTCATCCCCGCCACTAGAGCGACCACCGGACCCAGCTGATTTCCTTGCGGGGGTGTCTTTGCCAACAGCGCGTGGGGATTCCTCAGGCTCCACCGTGACTGGAATCATTGCTGGTTCTGGCTCAGGCTCTGCGACGATGGGCTCCTTGAGGTCTTCGTACTTGGACAGAACTTTCTGGAGTTCATCGTGGATGCTCAGTGCCTCGAAGAGTTGAGCCTCGTTATCACCTGCAGTCTCGACGATTCTCTGGATTGTGTATTGACACTGTTGGCATTGCTGGACCAGGGTGGTAGTCAAGTCATCCTGCATGTATGTGAGGTGCAGTGGAAAATCAGGACAGGGAGTTGATGATAGCATCGTACTAATACAATATTGAATTAGATACCTGAATAGCAGATAAAAATAATAGAATGAAGTTCTTAACAAACTGTCAGTTAACTACTTACTTTCAGATACTGCTCTGCACCGAGACTGTGATGAGGTAATAAGGGATAACAGGTTGATTGGCCAGGGCCATTGTTGCTGTAtttactattaagattaaaatgtAAAAAATGCTAGCAACCAATATATAATTTCCTTAACATATAGTCATGTATAAAGATAACAAAACTTCAACCCTGCCTTTTGAGATGCCTACATCACAGACTGCACATTGCCTATATAACAGATTCCACGCTGAACGACATGAATTACTCACCTAAGCTGGAGTTTCTAATTGACTGGCAAAAGAAAAGACTAACCTCTAGAGCCTCTTTTTGTGGAGATGATGATAGCACTGTGGACAGAAGTTCAACGCTATTGCGAGCCACCTCAAAAGCCTCGTCGACTTGTACAGAAGGGGCAGCACGGACTGGAGCAAAACTTTCATCTGGAATTTCTTGATACCCTTCCTGTGCTGCATCAGAATATGGTTCAGCTGCAGGTACTGAACGGGGAGGAGTAAATATTGGCGCAAGGCTCTCATCATCGCGGCCAGGGAAGCGAATTCCCCTAGATCTTAAGCTCTGCAACGAAAACCAAATGATATAAGTTTCAGGCAGTCTAATGATACAAGTTTCAGGCACAACATTGTGCTATGGATGCAGTGTAAACTGCACTAAAGGAATGTTTATGAAAATGCATCCTAATTATCCCTCCAATTAACATAAGTAACTTAATATCTAGTTATCCACAATTAACCAAAGTTCAAAAGGAACTAAATAAGCTTTCTCAGATTCTTGGCAGATCAGCAGTAAAGCACTGTGTTCCGGTAAAATCAGCTAGTTTAACCAGAGAGCATTCCGTGTATGTTGATCATCAATAAGTACCTTGTATGTTTCTTCATACACGGGAAGGTAGCGGAGCTCCTCTCCTGACTCCCCTCATGCTTCAATAAGCATGAGCGCCTTGTTTCTGTTGTTGACTATAGTCTGCGGGTCATCAATAAGCTTCACCATTTCATCAAGGACCCGCTCCGCAGCAATCTCGGAGAAAGCCTTCTCGCAGTTCTTGACAATGGTCTCGAGGAGGACAAGAGCCAGATACTGCACCCTCGGGCTCTTGAGCATGATTCGCCTCTTGATGGCGCGGATGAGCTCGACGCTGTTGACCCTCTCGGTGTTGGCCATATCGCATATCTCAAGATTGGTAGCCCAATCAGGGCCGTCCATGGTCTCCAAGGTGGCCTCGTCAACAATCTTGTCGGCCATGTTCTGGCCTTGGAAGAACTCCTTCATCTTGAAACTCATGCTAGTGACGCCGGTGGACATCTTGCGGCTGACTTCCGCGCCGCTGATCTTGAGGCGCTCGCCCAGGGCGTTAACTTTGTCCATGAGATTGTCGCTCATCTTGTTACAGTGATCCGGCAGTCAGTCGATACCTGGCGTGATCCTGCAGGCAAGTAAAGTGCTACATCAGGACAAGATAGCAAAGAAGAAATCGAGCACCAAAATTGCAATTCACTATCAGCCAAGAAGGGGGATCCAAGCAGCCCAGAACATGAACAGCTGCCAGTAGTAGATTGCGGGTGGGAGGTTATCGGAAGCTGAACAACCTACCTACGTTCTTGAGCATATCTGACAGAAACTAGAACCTGTCCTTGTGATGCTACAGCTAGGGTTTCTTGCTTGTTTGGTGCCCAGAAAAAAAAGGGGGGCGACGCAATTTGCAGGGCCATTTCTTGGCCGTGGAGATTGAACTGAACTGGTAAAGTATCGCGTAGATGGATTGCTACACAAGTTGACTGACAGGACAGGTAGTACTCTTTGTTTATGTATTTAGTTTTTTTTGTGTATGTACGATTGATTTACAAGGGAAGGGAACACATCGCAAGTTGGCAAGAAAAGAAACGGAAATCGGGGGACGGTGGTGGTTTGATCGCGCTTAGACGAGCAGTATACATACGATGGACAATTTTGAGTTGGATATGGGgattgggggcggcggcggcggcagaagcagTGTTAGTAGCAGGGAAGCGCAAGAAGAAGAGTAGGCAGGCTGAGAAGGGTGGATAAATCAGCAGCCCGAAGCGAAGAGCGACGACGGCGGTGAcagaggtcggggtcggggctcacCTTGTTCCCAATTCGTCGGcggctccctcctcctcctcctccttccccggcTCAGGCAGGCGCAGAGTAGGCGAGTCGTCTGCTGCGGCTGCCAAGGCCAAGGGCGTGATGGATGGATTTCAGGTCTCAGGATGGAATGGATTCCACCTTGGAGCTCCTTCCGTCCCCACTTCTCCTTTTTCCCTCTTCTactacttttttctttttttttagatTACTGTTTTCCCTCTTCTACTTTTCGCCTTCCTGTGGGTGGAAGGAATGGTGCAAACCCAATTGGACGGGCAAAGGTCACGTACGCTAACCAATTAGAGCAGCAATTATTAACATTGCGTGGTCATCATTTGATTATCCTTCATTATCTACTGATATGATAGTCTTCGTAATCCTGGTGATCGTGTCATCAGGTGATCCAACTCAACTGTAAGATCAGCCAGAATTCCATGAGGAAGGAAATCGAGCTTTGTTGCAAGAGAAAATCAACCATGCTCGCCTAATCAATCTTCCTTCTTTCAGGATCAGGAGGATTCAGACTCCAGCTGTGTTGGCTTGCCGCGTCTTCAGagccctgcctgcctgcgaccGCGTGCTCTGGACCTATAAAATTCAACGCGCTCACGCATACAAATAATCTTTCTTCCACACCTATTCATATCTTCCTACTGTCGCCGTCCAAATCCAAATGCTTCAGTAATAAATTCAGACGAGAGCGACCGACGCCTCCAGATAAAACACAGGTTACATCCACGCAAGGTCAACAGTTAGGAGCCAAGACAAATAGGAAGGCGACACATATTGGGCTCTGTATGTATATATCATGTCATGTGTCTCCAAATTTTGGAGCAAAAGAATTAATATGTACACAAAACTAATCAAAAAATAGGACGAGTTAACTTTTAGCACAAAAAGGAAATCGAGCCGACTGCCTGCCAGGATCCAGGGACCAATCTGTATTTGCTGGACCAATCTGGCCCAGATGATAGCCATCTCATACAGCAGTAGCTCTTCACAAAAGATGGAACACATGCATCATCTGCTGCTGGGTTCCGCCGTGCTATTTAGGATTAGACTGACAATAGCCGCAGACTTCTTGTCACCACATGAGCACGGTGTAGGCAGCAGCATATCACACGGTTTTTCCTTCACGCGACTTCAACAACTTACAGGGTCTGCAGGGCCGCCGTCGCAGCCTCATCCATGATTAGTAACTGTGACGACATCAAAGTTTAACAAGGCCTTCCCAGCAAAAACCCACAACTTTGCACTATAGCAGTTCATCTACTCCATCGAAAAGAAATGAGAAATCCAGGCCTGAAAATTGAAGGAGCCGCAAATTATTTGTTGTGCAAATGCAATCCATCAAATTAACTTCCTCTAAGCTAAGAAAACCATCTTTGGAATGGAACAACACATGGAGCAGTACATGAGGAATGGAAACGGTTACTCCTATGGCTATTATGTTCAATACATTATACTACAATCgtttatcttttccaggggtcgcTTACTAGATCAGATGCATCATACAAAAATATGAAATCACAATTTTCTTGCATGGTACCAACGGTCTTCTGATTTCTCATGCAAGCTGCATATGCAAAACTGCTACAGCATTTATGAGCTCCACTTTCTTTGCTGATCGACTAGCATAAACATAAAGCAATGGAATCTACGTACACAAAAAGTCCATGTGAAATTGCACTTTGCACCAACCCAAACTACTCACGTATGTCAAATTACCAAACTGGCAAATGTCGCACTGGGATAAATGCATGTGTGTGtttaatgcaacaaacaaatactaCCTCCATCCGGAATTAGTTGTCGCTGAAAAGGATGCATCtagcatgtctagatacatccgtttgagcgacaagtaattccggatggagggagaAGCGGATGGTGATCAGGTCAGTATAGAACAAACCTGAGAAAGCTTAGTTTCATCGCCATGGTTGCGAGAGTGAGATGGCAGGGTTTGACGAAACTGCTCCACGGTCTCTAAAGATAGCAGACTTGAGGACATTATATTGATCAACAACTGAATTGTACAGAGCCTCTGAGAATATCCCCCTTGCCTGTATTTAAtaaatcaacttaacattcttCCCACCGGAACAAAGAAAAAACACTAAACAAAGAAACACAAGGTCCAACAAAAAATATAAGTGAGCAAAAGCTGAAAGTAACTTAAAGAAATTGTAAGCACTACGCTAAGTTTTCTGTGCAATAATTTTCAGGACGATATTTTCAGGAATGCAGATCTTTATCCACCAGATGGATGAGGAACCCACAATGCATGCAGCCCTTTTGAAttttcaaaagaaaagaaaaataatcaTGTATAAAGGTTATGGTATATCCCGTGCCCTGTATGGAAAAGAAATGTATAAATTTCACCAAAAATATGACTACTTATAACGTGCACAAAAAAAGGTGAATAGTACCATGTTACTATCACATAGTGCTTTTTTGTCCTGAACAGGTTGCCAATGATCCTATTTTTGCAGATGCTCATGATATATCATAAACCTTTGCAGACGCATGCAACATGGGTCGCACAAGCCACCGATTGCAGATTCTATTTACCAAGATTTTCAGACTAGAGAGAATGGCTAGCGGGAGTTAAAATTCACAAGATTACCAACATTCGCATTGCAACATGGAAATGCATCCACCAGTCCCAAGGGAGATTGATAGAGTTGGTGATGTAGAATCAGAAGAAAAACCAGTGGAAACAAATACCTAATTATGCAATAACGCAACAATAACTTGATTCCCACCCATCAAACAAAAACAAGAGCAAGCCAATCATTCATGACTTAAAGCTTTGTTCCTATTCACTCTAAGAAGACTTCCAAATGGAAGGGCCTATCACTGATGAATAGCGTACATATTCAGACACTTCCACCATATAGACTACACTATGTATATGAATTTTGACAATGGCTCATTACCGAGTTTAGATGTAAGCAGTAGTTCTCAGTACAAAGGCGATCACAGCGACAGAAGCTAATCTAACATTACTCTTCTACCTGAACATTGTTTAGAGGCTCCGCAACGATGCCCTGCCTCAGCAAACAAGCAAAAGGCAAACAGAATGTGCAGCTTACAAACTAGCCCAAATGTATCAGTATAGCCAGCTATTTGCAGGCGCCAAAAGCTTTTCCAATATTGAATGGTTCTACCAATATAGAATGGTCCTATCGATAACAGGCCTAACACTTCACAAAAACTAGAGCAAGAATATCAATAGATATACAGAAATGAAACATGAAAGAATACAAACCACATCAGCATTCCGAGATTGAGCAGTAACATCCCCATACTTTATTTCTTCAGCTACTGACAAGCCTACACCATGGAAGGATATCACTCTTTGCTCACCAATCTCTTTCTCAATCTGTTCAAATAAAAACAAAAATTCAAAAGAGTAAAAATATTTGAACTGGCGAGATATGGCAAGTAACCATACCTGTTGTGGTGGAGGCATAATCTCATAGCATAGCAATGATAATGGATATATGTGCCCAGGAACGCCAGAATGCTCCAGAAGCCTCCTCATATTATCCACTGCAGATGCATCAAATGGCGCCTGCCCTTGTTTTTGTAAGTAGCAGACAGGTCAAGGTAAGGGGAACTAAAACAAAATCAATCTCTTTGTTGCGGTTCTTTCATAGTACCCTCCCACTTCCTTtgtcatgacaatgtcattggaTTGAAAGAAAAAATGCATAATCATACACAGCAACCTCTGTAACATGATAAGACAGCCAAACCATATAGACTAGCAGGGAAGAGAACATACCGGGTGCCATTCTCCAGTCAAAGGGTCAGGACGGTCTCTACCGCCACTCGGAGCTATCCAAATTATATGTGAACCCCCACTACATATTATCATAAAAGATAAGCATTATCCTCTGATGCAAAAAGTGATCCTAGTCTAGCATGTCTTCCCTTAAAAGAGAACAAAGCCAGTTCCATGATGGTGAGCATGAAATCAATATTGCTTATGTACCCATGTGGTTATCTCCTTAACTCTATTTGCCTTTGAGCGCAATTGAACAATCTTCACTGCACCAGCACTAGATTTAAACCAAAACTCATATCATGTTTTACACTAAAAGTGAGTTCACTGTCACTAACTTGTAGTGGTTAAACATACACATCAATTAGGCTAGCTACTGGCAGGAAAATAGGATGAAAATAACCACCTATTGTAAGGAAATAGTACCGTAAAAGCAAAGCCATTTCCTTGAGACTTCGAGTGTTTGCCCTCCTCTTCATCTCAATTAGCTCAGGAAAATCATTCATATGCTTTTTTGAGTACACACAAAGGAGGTTTCTGTTATGAGAAAATGTTTAGGTGCTGATGCTTTCCGGTAACAGGATTAGAAGAAAGCAGAAACAACAATTTAGCATTATTATACAAACTGACCTTCCCATGCTAAATGGCTTGCAAAGAGGATCTGTAAGAACCCTATCCCCAGCAACATAAACCTATAGCAAATGGGGTTTTTGGTACCGATGCGGTTAGCTTATGATGATTCACAAGAAAATGGTAGTTCGTTCAGAGAGTTCCCTTACTATGTTCTCGCTAATCCACGGATTGCTTCTTTCAAGTGACAAGGCAATAACTGCTGGATCCGCTTCTGTCTGATGATTAGACATCAGAACAACATTATGACCCTGCGATGACATAAGAAATCAGAAAATATTTTGCTTATGCATGTTCAGTAAATAATATTTAACATTGCGAATTGAAAGAGTAACATAAGTTAGATACATAAATATATGGTGCTGGGGAGTGCCATGTGGTAAGATGCACTAAAACGCTTTCTCTGCTAGAATTTAAGGATCGGCTGGTGATGCCATCTATATGGAAACTTGATTACATTGCTCTATTTCACCAAGTAAGCAACATCTCTCTCGATCATTTTGTGACCTTTGGAGTCTGGTACCCATTTTCTCATTCATAGTAGCGT
This DNA window, taken from Triticum aestivum cultivar Chinese Spring chromosome 1D, IWGSC CS RefSeq v2.1, whole genome shotgun sequence, encodes the following:
- the LOC123181483 gene encoding glycerol-3-phosphate acyltransferase, chloroplastic isoform X1, with protein sequence MQAPPLAALAGGAWASHRPAILAAPASLRRPRRGALRLPAWRPAGGGRAPRLPAKGAVLASDTGADEEVAGPSPLLDVRSEQEFVLRVRKEVERGKLRPDVADNFENLYYNYKNAVLQNGDPNAYQIMLSNMMDLFDRVLLDEENPFTFQPYHKAIREPFDYYTFGQNYIRPLVDFRNSYVGNISVFSDMENQLRQGHNVVLMSNHQTEADPAVIALSLERSNPWISENIVYVAGDRVLTDPLCKPFSMGRNLLCVYSKKHMNDFPELIEMKRRANTRSLKEMALLLRGGSHIIWIAPSGGRDRPDPLTGEWHPAPFDASAVDNMRRLLEHSGVPGHIYPLSLLCYEIMPPPQQIEKEIGEQRVISFHGVGLSVAEEIKQGGYSQRLCTIQLLINIMSSSLLSLETVEQFRQTLPSHSRNHGDETKLSQAWISHFFSME
- the LOC123181483 gene encoding glycerol-3-phosphate acyltransferase, chloroplastic isoform X2, whose product is MQAPPLAALAGGAWASHRPAILAAPASLRRPRRGALRLPAWRPAGGGRAPRLPAKGAVLASDTGADEEVAGPSPLLDVRSEQEFVLRVRKEVERGKLRPDVADNFENLYYNYKNAVLQNGDPNAYQIMLSNMMDLFDRVLLDEENPFTFQPYHKAIREPFDYYTFGQNYIRPLVDFRNSYVGNISVFSDMENQLRQGHNVVLMSNHQTEADPAVIALSLERSNPWISENIVYVAGDRVLTDPLCKPFSMGRNLLCVYSKKHMNDFPELIEMKRRANTRSLKEMALLLRGGSHIIWIAPSGGRDRPDPLTGEWHPAPFDASAVDNMRRLLEHSGVPGHIYPLSLLCYEIMPPPQQIEKEIGEQRVISFHGVGLSVAEEIKYGDVTAQSRNADVARGIFSEALYNSVVDQYNVLKSAIFRDRGAVSSNPAISLSQPWR